One window of Cellulomonas shaoxiangyii genomic DNA carries:
- a CDS encoding ABC transporter ATP-binding protein, with protein sequence MPVVDVRDLSKSFGAVRALDHLDLTVEAGEVHGFLGPNGAGKSTTLRVLLGLVRADSGTALVLGADPWADAVALHRRTAYVPGDVTLWPQLTGGEAIDLLLRLHGRADARRRDELLERFALDPTRKARAYSKGNRQKVALVAALASDAELLVLDEPTSGLDPLMEIVFQECVAEAVAAGRTVLLSSHVLAEVERLCERVTIIRDGRAVLTGSLADLRALHRTAVTATTDAPTDALARIPGVHDVRRDGTRVHLAVDEDAVPALLAHLAGAGARGLVATPPSLEELFVQQYGGVAR encoded by the coding sequence ATGCCCGTCGTCGACGTCCGCGACCTCAGCAAGTCCTTCGGCGCCGTCCGGGCGCTCGACCACCTGGACCTGACGGTCGAGGCGGGCGAGGTGCACGGGTTCCTCGGGCCCAACGGCGCCGGCAAGTCCACGACGCTGCGCGTCCTGCTGGGGCTCGTGCGCGCCGACTCGGGGACGGCGCTCGTGCTCGGCGCGGACCCGTGGGCCGACGCCGTGGCCCTGCACCGCCGCACCGCGTACGTACCGGGCGACGTCACGCTGTGGCCCCAGCTCACGGGCGGTGAGGCGATCGACCTGCTGCTGCGCCTGCACGGCCGCGCGGACGCCCGCCGCCGCGACGAGCTGCTCGAACGCTTCGCCCTCGACCCGACGCGCAAGGCGCGCGCGTACTCCAAGGGCAACCGGCAGAAGGTCGCCCTGGTCGCGGCGCTCGCGAGCGACGCCGAGCTGCTCGTGCTCGACGAGCCCACGTCGGGCCTCGACCCCCTCATGGAGATCGTGTTCCAGGAGTGCGTCGCCGAGGCCGTGGCCGCGGGGCGCACGGTGCTGCTCTCGAGCCACGTGCTCGCCGAGGTCGAGCGGCTGTGCGAGCGCGTCACGATCATCCGGGACGGCCGCGCGGTGCTGACGGGATCGCTCGCCGACCTGCGTGCGCTGCACCGCACCGCCGTCACGGCGACGACGGACGCCCCGACAGACGCCCTCGCGCGCATCCCCGGTGTGCACGACGTGCGGCGCGACGGCACCCGCGTGCACCTCGCGGTCGACGAAGACGCCGTGCCGGCCCTGCTCGCCCACCTCGCCGGCGCGGGCGCGCGCGGGCTCGTCGCGACGCCGCCGTCGCTCGAGGAGCTGTTCGTGCAGCAGTACGGCGGGGTGGCCCGGTGA
- a CDS encoding TetR/AcrR family transcriptional regulator, with translation MRSAPLPTPDDLTARARIRDAAIDRFGRDGFGVSLRTIAQDAGVSAPLVLHHFGSKDRLRAECDVHVLATIAAHKQDVVSTGGADHLLVELAQVETYAPLVGYVLRSLQHGGELARTFFEAVVADAEQYLRAGVAAGTVRPSRDEPARARFLAQQAYGGLLVALTLEPVDDPALLGPRLRAHLDAVALPSLELYTEGLLADRTMLDTYLAYAADPSRAAADAPAQPA, from the coding sequence ATGCGGTCAGCACCCCTCCCGACGCCCGACGACCTCACCGCGCGCGCCCGCATCCGCGACGCCGCGATCGACCGCTTCGGGCGCGACGGGTTCGGCGTGAGCCTGCGGACCATCGCGCAGGACGCGGGGGTCAGCGCGCCGCTGGTCCTGCACCACTTCGGCTCGAAGGACCGCCTGCGGGCGGAGTGCGACGTGCACGTGCTCGCCACGATCGCGGCGCACAAGCAGGACGTCGTCAGCACGGGCGGTGCCGACCACCTGCTCGTCGAGCTCGCCCAGGTCGAGACCTACGCGCCCCTCGTGGGGTACGTGCTGCGCAGCCTGCAGCACGGGGGCGAGCTCGCGCGGACGTTCTTCGAGGCCGTCGTCGCCGACGCCGAGCAGTACCTGCGCGCGGGCGTCGCGGCCGGCACCGTCCGCCCGAGCCGGGACGAGCCCGCGCGCGCCCGGTTCCTCGCGCAGCAGGCGTACGGCGGCCTGCTCGTCGCGCTCACGCTCGAGCCCGTCGACGACCCCGCGCTGCTGGGCCCGCGCCTGCGCGCCCACCTGGACGCGGTCGCGCTGCCGTCCCTCGAGCTCTACACCGAGGGCCTCCTCGCCGACCGCACGATGCTCGACACCTACCTCGCGTACGCGGCCGACCCGTCCCGGGCCGCCGCCGACGCCCCCGCACAGCCCGCCTGA
- a CDS encoding DinB family protein, which yields MDTPPSPAHTSEPPVIAPDDKDWTWVVERRCPECGFSASDVPAEAVAGTVRDLVPRWVAALHRDDVRARPASTTWSTLEYGAHVRDVMRVFGERVQLMLDEDDPLFANWDQDATAVEDRYDLQDPQVVAGELAAAAETTAERFDGVAPHAWERPGRRSNGSRFTVRTLGQYFLHDVVHHLHDVRA from the coding sequence GTGGACACCCCTCCGTCACCCGCGCACACCTCCGAGCCGCCCGTGATCGCGCCGGACGACAAGGACTGGACCTGGGTCGTCGAGCGGCGCTGCCCGGAGTGCGGGTTCTCGGCGTCGGACGTCCCCGCGGAGGCGGTCGCCGGCACGGTCCGCGACCTGGTGCCGCGCTGGGTGGCCGCGCTGCACCGCGACGACGTGCGGGCGCGCCCCGCCAGCACGACGTGGTCGACGCTCGAGTACGGCGCCCACGTGCGCGACGTGATGCGCGTCTTCGGCGAGCGCGTGCAGCTCATGCTCGACGAGGACGACCCGCTGTTCGCCAACTGGGACCAGGACGCGACAGCCGTCGAGGACCGCTACGACCTGCAGGACCCCCAGGTCGTGGCCGGTGAGCTCGCGGCAGCGGCGGAGACGACGGCGGAGCGGTTCGACGGGGTCGCGCCGCACGCGTGGGAGCGCCCCGGCCGGCGCAGCAACGGCTCGCGCTTCACGGTCCGCACGCTCGGCCAGTACTTCCTGCACGACGTCGTGCACCACCTCCACGACGTCCGCGCCTGA
- a CDS encoding circularly permuted type 2 ATP-grasp protein, with product MTDLLSSPRLVGDGPAIAHRPDWTWLPDPADAPGPDRLARARRQAEQLLAEHGVTYGADRPDGHGQWRLDPLPVVVDETEWAGLDAALVQRAELLDAVLHDLYGPRRLLDDRLLPPTVVLAHPGFLRAVDGLRTPGGRELVLTATDLVRDASGGWCAVADRTQAPSGAGYAMEDRRVTAQVLAGVYRQAPIARLGPFFHALRHALRDVAPPTASDDPRVVLLSPGPGSETAFDQAYLASMLGLPLVEGRDLLVRDGRVHLEGIDGLEPVDVVLRRVDADWCDPLDLRAGSRLGVPGLVRAVRGGTVSIVNPLGASVLESPAFLTYLPRLARAVLDQDLALPSAETWWCGEARSLRHVLAHLDRLVIKPTVHGAHVTTVLGWTLSAAEREALTARIQAEPWLWVGQEAVGPTVDRRDPAGVGSDRPDAAGVGPADLGPRAAVLRAYAVAHAGTYTVMAGGLARVADSHVVSSSRGASAKDVWVLASQPATAPDTAVREDDVAAVGRAVGAGISPRTAENLYWMGRYAERAEGEARVLRAVADRWDDYHRSPGSAGGRALAVLLQALTPAALPDGGPHLADDDEHIGPRVPALRDLLLDRATPGSVARAVHRLAGAAASVRDQLSTDTFGPLARVERALRDERGRTRPRPEGALDLGTTPAQEQAAAVTAGLRPTLDRVLHGLLALSGVAAEGLTRDVGWHLLDAGRRIERAQNLVDTLAATLVVRRSADVEDLLLESVLLATESAITYRRRHQSAPTVPSVLDLLVHDRTNPRSLAFQLDRLLADLEAVPAPWRSAGQRDHLLHGVGELVAELDTVAVGAVVSEDGRRTRLEEALDSMLWRLRAASDEIERVHFVRPAASRVLDDLWGATNLREQDDTVRDEPVRDHAPQDADGGAR from the coding sequence GTGACCGACCTGCTCTCGTCTCCCCGACTCGTGGGCGACGGGCCGGCGATCGCGCACCGGCCGGACTGGACGTGGCTGCCCGACCCCGCCGACGCGCCGGGCCCCGACCGGCTCGCACGTGCCCGCCGGCAGGCCGAGCAGCTGCTCGCCGAGCACGGCGTCACGTACGGCGCGGACCGGCCCGACGGGCACGGGCAGTGGCGCCTCGACCCGCTCCCCGTGGTCGTCGACGAGACCGAGTGGGCGGGCCTCGACGCGGCGCTCGTGCAGCGGGCGGAGCTCCTCGACGCGGTGCTGCACGACCTGTACGGCCCCCGGCGGCTGCTCGACGACCGCCTCCTGCCGCCGACGGTCGTCCTCGCGCACCCGGGGTTCCTGCGCGCGGTCGACGGCCTGCGCACGCCCGGGGGGCGCGAGCTCGTGCTCACGGCGACGGACCTGGTCCGCGACGCGTCGGGCGGGTGGTGCGCGGTCGCCGACCGCACGCAGGCCCCCTCCGGCGCGGGGTACGCGATGGAGGACCGCCGCGTCACCGCGCAGGTGCTCGCGGGCGTCTACCGGCAGGCGCCGATCGCCCGGCTCGGGCCGTTCTTCCACGCCCTGCGGCACGCCCTGCGGGACGTCGCGCCGCCGACCGCGTCGGACGACCCGCGCGTCGTGCTGCTCTCCCCGGGGCCGGGCAGCGAGACGGCGTTCGACCAGGCGTACCTGGCGTCGATGCTGGGCCTGCCGCTCGTCGAGGGCCGCGACCTGCTGGTGCGGGACGGGCGCGTGCACCTCGAGGGCATCGACGGGCTCGAGCCGGTCGACGTCGTCCTGCGCCGTGTCGACGCCGACTGGTGCGACCCCCTCGACCTGCGCGCGGGCTCGCGGCTCGGCGTGCCCGGGCTCGTGCGGGCGGTGCGCGGCGGGACGGTCAGCATCGTCAACCCGCTGGGCGCGTCGGTGCTGGAGAGTCCCGCGTTCCTCACGTACCTGCCGCGCCTGGCGCGCGCCGTGCTCGACCAGGACCTCGCGCTGCCGTCCGCGGAGACCTGGTGGTGCGGCGAGGCCCGGTCGCTGCGGCACGTCCTCGCGCACCTCGACCGGCTCGTGATCAAGCCGACCGTGCACGGCGCGCACGTGACGACCGTGCTCGGCTGGACCCTGTCCGCCGCCGAGCGGGAGGCGCTGACCGCGCGCATCCAGGCCGAGCCGTGGCTGTGGGTCGGGCAGGAGGCCGTCGGCCCCACGGTCGACCGCCGCGACCCCGCGGGCGTCGGCTCGGACCGTCCCGACGCGGCCGGTGTCGGGCCCGCCGACCTCGGCCCGCGGGCCGCGGTGCTGCGGGCGTACGCGGTCGCGCACGCCGGCACGTACACCGTCATGGCCGGGGGCCTCGCGCGCGTCGCCGACTCGCACGTGGTCTCGTCGTCGCGGGGCGCGTCGGCCAAGGACGTGTGGGTGCTGGCCAGCCAGCCGGCGACCGCCCCCGACACGGCCGTCCGCGAGGACGACGTGGCCGCGGTCGGGCGCGCGGTGGGCGCCGGCATCTCGCCCCGCACCGCGGAGAACCTCTACTGGATGGGCCGGTACGCGGAGCGCGCCGAGGGCGAGGCGCGCGTGCTGCGCGCGGTCGCCGACCGGTGGGACGACTACCACCGCAGCCCCGGGTCGGCGGGCGGCCGCGCGCTCGCCGTGCTGCTCCAGGCGCTGACGCCCGCGGCGCTGCCGGACGGCGGCCCCCACCTCGCCGACGACGACGAGCACATCGGCCCGCGAGTCCCCGCGCTGCGCGACCTCCTGCTGGACCGGGCCACACCCGGGAGCGTCGCGCGGGCGGTGCACCGCCTCGCCGGTGCGGCGGCGTCGGTGCGCGACCAGCTGTCCACCGACACGTTCGGCCCGCTGGCCCGCGTCGAGCGCGCGCTGCGCGACGAGCGCGGCCGCACCCGTCCTCGCCCCGAGGGCGCGCTCGACCTCGGCACGACGCCGGCCCAGGAGCAGGCGGCCGCCGTCACGGCCGGCCTGCGGCCGACGCTCGACCGCGTCCTGCACGGCCTGCTGGCGCTGTCCGGGGTCGCCGCGGAGGGCCTCACGCGCGACGTCGGCTGGCACCTGCTGGACGCGGGCCGCCGCATCGAGCGCGCGCAGAACCTCGTCGACACGCTCGCCGCGACGCTCGTCGTCCGCCGCTCCGCCGACGTCGAGGACCTGCTGCTCGAGTCCGTCCTGCTGGCCACCGAGTCCGCGATCACCTACCGGCGCCGCCACCAGTCCGCACCGACCGTGCCGAGCGTGCTGGACCTGCTCGTGCACGACCGGACGAACCCGCGCTCGCTGGCGTTCCAGCTCGACCGGCTCCTGGCCGACCTCGAGGCCGTGCCGGCGCCGTGGCGGTCCGCCGGGCAGCGCGACCACCTGCTGCACGGCGTCGGCGAGCTGGTCGCGGAGCTCGACACGGTCGCCGTCGGTGCGGTCGTGTCCGAGGACGGGCGGCGCACGCGGCTCGAGGAGGCGCTGGACTCCATGCTGTGGCGCCTGCGCGCCGCGTCCGACGAGATCGAGCGCGTGCACTTCGTGCGCCCGGCGGCGAGCCGCGTGCTCGACGACCTGTGGGGCGCCACGAACCTGCGCGAGCAGGACGACACGGTGCGCGACGAGCCGGTGCGGGACCACGCCCCGCAGGACGCGGACGGGGGTGCGCGGTGA
- a CDS encoding aldose epimerase, whose amino-acid sequence MTLIETIDALDAPPLRPPLRAGSGVPHPLAPPDRRVLSVRSDGWQLDVLPGTGACLAAGRIRTSDGVWRDLLRPTRRVHLGDPEKTASFPMVPWSNRIRGGVLPFRGRTWQLQRNAADGTAIHGAARHAAWDVVARTDGAVTLRLDSSPLVGVNFPWRFLASVTYAVHASTLTVTTTVRNVDDEPFPAGFGHHPYLRRALLPAGAPAAEYPLTPGPVVHVPASGGYRLSSAMATGPAGAPPARADYRTPRPLGTAFVDDVLTGFEPGAPVRLHYVEDGVTVEVAMDEAYQHLVLYAPRRRCYFAVEPATNVNDGFTLREAGVPGTGVFELAPGEERTGTFTITTRG is encoded by the coding sequence ATGACTCTCATCGAGACGATCGACGCGCTCGACGCGCCGCCGCTCCGCCCGCCGCTGCGGGCGGGGTCCGGCGTCCCGCACCCGCTCGCGCCGCCGGACCGCCGGGTCCTGTCGGTGCGCAGCGACGGGTGGCAGCTCGACGTGCTCCCGGGGACGGGCGCCTGCCTGGCCGCGGGCCGCATCCGCACGTCCGACGGCGTCTGGCGGGACCTGCTCCGCCCGACCCGCCGGGTGCACCTGGGCGACCCGGAGAAGACCGCGAGCTTCCCGATGGTCCCGTGGTCGAACCGCATCCGCGGCGGCGTGCTCCCGTTCCGCGGGCGCACGTGGCAGCTCCAGCGCAACGCCGCGGACGGCACCGCGATCCACGGCGCGGCGCGGCACGCGGCGTGGGACGTCGTGGCGCGCACCGACGGTGCGGTGACGCTGCGCCTCGACTCGTCGCCCCTGGTCGGGGTCAACTTCCCGTGGCGCTTCCTCGCCTCGGTGACGTACGCCGTGCACGCGTCGACGCTCACCGTGACGACCACGGTGCGCAACGTCGACGACGAGCCGTTCCCCGCGGGCTTCGGTCACCACCCGTACCTGCGGCGCGCGCTCCTGCCGGCCGGGGCGCCGGCGGCGGAGTACCCGCTGACGCCCGGCCCGGTCGTGCACGTGCCGGCGTCGGGCGGCTACCGGCTGTCCTCCGCGATGGCGACCGGCCCCGCCGGTGCACCGCCCGCGCGCGCCGACTACCGCACGCCCCGCCCGCTGGGCACGGCGTTCGTCGACGACGTGCTCACGGGCTTCGAGCCGGGCGCGCCCGTGCGCCTGCACTACGTCGAGGACGGCGTGACCGTCGAGGTGGCGATGGACGAGGCGTACCAGCACCTCGTGCTCTACGCACCGCGCCGGCGCTGCTACTTCGCGGTCGAGCCCGCCACCAACGTCAACGACGGCTTCACGCTGCGCGAGGCCGGCGTGCCGGGCACGGGCGTGTTCGAGCTCGCGCCCGGCGAGGAGCGCACGGGCACGTTCACGATCACCACCCGCGGCTGA
- a CDS encoding transglutaminase family protein translates to MTADERGPARVYDLVHRTTYEYPQPVTDSYGRTTMTPRDLPDQRLLTTSLTVDPQPADTQTHVDWFGSTTTWFGVTTAHTRLVVTSRSTLEVSRVAPTREQLPDVRWRSVARAVTVGDLGTLHTDTTGLVALREAVLPSTHVSFADEVRAWAAPSFAADRPLADVVTDLVHRIRTEITYRSGSTTVHTTQAQLLAQGAGVCQDFAHLMIAALRLHGLPARYASGYIETRPRPGRQKLRGADASHAWVSVWVPGHGWLDADPTNDQLVDDRYVVLGWGRDYHDVPPLRGVIFTEGGGASPRVEVDLVPAGSDPFV, encoded by the coding sequence GTGACGGCCGACGAGCGCGGGCCCGCGCGCGTCTACGACCTCGTCCACCGCACGACGTACGAGTACCCGCAGCCCGTCACGGACTCCTACGGCCGCACCACGATGACGCCCCGCGACCTGCCGGACCAGCGCCTCCTCACGACGTCCCTGACGGTCGACCCCCAGCCGGCGGACACGCAGACGCACGTCGACTGGTTCGGCAGCACCACCACCTGGTTCGGTGTGACGACGGCGCACACGCGGCTCGTCGTGACGTCCCGCTCGACGCTCGAGGTCAGCCGCGTCGCGCCGACGCGCGAGCAGCTGCCCGACGTGCGGTGGCGGTCCGTCGCGCGTGCCGTCACGGTCGGCGACCTCGGCACGCTGCACACCGACACGACGGGCCTCGTCGCGCTGCGCGAGGCGGTGCTGCCGTCGACGCACGTGTCCTTCGCCGACGAGGTGCGCGCGTGGGCCGCGCCGTCCTTCGCCGCGGACCGCCCCCTCGCCGACGTGGTCACGGACCTCGTCCACCGCATCCGCACGGAGATCACCTACCGGTCCGGCTCGACCACGGTGCACACCACGCAGGCGCAGCTGCTCGCGCAGGGCGCCGGCGTCTGCCAGGACTTCGCCCACCTGATGATCGCGGCGCTGCGCCTGCACGGGCTGCCCGCGCGGTACGCCTCCGGGTACATCGAGACGCGACCGCGTCCGGGGCGGCAGAAGCTGCGCGGCGCGGACGCGTCGCACGCGTGGGTGTCGGTGTGGGTGCCGGGGCACGGCTGGCTGGACGCGGACCCGACGAACGACCAGCTCGTCGACGACCGGTACGTCGTCCTCGGCTGGGGGCGCGACTACCACGACGTGCCGCCGCTGCGCGGGGTCATCTTCACGGAGGGCGGCGGCGCGTCGCCGCGCGTGGAGGTCGACCTCGTGCCGGCCGGGTCGGACCCGTTCGTCTGA
- a CDS encoding GNAT family N-acetyltransferase, translated as MSTTVPDVAARPWHVLPAPPVPDSPDAADAWAFAGIAEVARRVELARWGWDDLHEPVPVLLGSLRPNPYRDVAVWVAVTGDGEPTAQDVVGYARALLPLTANTHTAEIEVAVRPDHESRGIGSALLAALEDHVRAAGRTTTLTWSGVRPEPEPGPGVLTAPTGTGRVPADARAVRFALARGYALEQVERYSVLELPGDPGHRADLLADARARAGGDYRTHTWHDELPADRLDDLAELWTRMSTDVPLGGLDLAEDRWDAERVRGLLERMAKRHQRVLLTAAEHVPTGRLAAFTWLQVPVADVPFAFQADTLVLHEHRGHRLGMLVKGVNLDAFTAWRPGVRRIHTWNAQENDHMLAINVALGFRQAGVEAALQRAGL; from the coding sequence ATGAGCACCACCGTCCCCGACGTCGCGGCGCGCCCCTGGCACGTCCTGCCCGCACCCCCCGTCCCCGACTCCCCGGACGCGGCGGACGCCTGGGCGTTCGCCGGCATCGCCGAGGTGGCGCGGCGCGTCGAGCTGGCCCGCTGGGGCTGGGACGACCTGCACGAGCCGGTCCCGGTGCTGCTCGGCTCGCTGCGGCCGAACCCGTACCGCGACGTCGCCGTGTGGGTGGCCGTGACCGGCGACGGCGAGCCGACCGCCCAGGACGTCGTCGGGTACGCCCGCGCCCTGCTGCCGCTGACCGCGAACACGCACACCGCCGAGATCGAGGTCGCGGTGCGCCCCGACCACGAGTCGCGCGGCATCGGCTCCGCGCTGCTGGCGGCGCTGGAGGACCACGTCCGCGCGGCGGGCCGCACGACGACCCTCACGTGGTCGGGCGTCCGCCCCGAGCCCGAGCCGGGCCCGGGCGTCCTGACGGCCCCGACGGGCACCGGCCGCGTCCCCGCCGACGCCCGCGCCGTGCGCTTCGCCCTCGCCCGCGGCTACGCGCTCGAGCAGGTCGAGCGGTACTCGGTGCTCGAGCTGCCGGGCGACCCGGGCCACCGGGCCGACCTGCTCGCCGACGCCCGCGCACGTGCCGGCGGCGACTACCGCACCCACACCTGGCACGACGAGCTGCCCGCGGACCGGCTCGACGACCTCGCGGAGCTGTGGACGCGCATGAGCACCGACGTGCCGCTCGGCGGTCTCGACCTCGCCGAGGACCGCTGGGACGCCGAGCGCGTGCGCGGGCTGCTGGAGCGCATGGCGAAGCGCCACCAGCGCGTGCTGCTCACCGCGGCGGAGCACGTCCCGACGGGCCGGCTGGCGGCGTTCACGTGGCTCCAGGTGCCGGTCGCGGACGTGCCGTTCGCCTTCCAGGCGGACACGCTCGTGCTGCACGAGCACCGCGGGCACCGGCTCGGGATGCTCGTCAAGGGCGTCAACCTCGACGCGTTCACCGCGTGGCGGCCCGGCGTCCGGCGCATCCACACGTGGAACGCCCAGGAGAACGACCACATGCTCGCGATCAACGTCGCGCTCGGCTTCCGGCAGGCGGGCGTGGAGGCGGCCCTGCAGCGCGCAGGGCTCTGA
- a CDS encoding ABC transporter permease: protein MTAATLVRTSAPADGGGWTGTGTLLRVALRRDRLRLAVWAVALGGLVTYFVAALPAVYPDAASRQARAAIMREPSGALMSGPGFGLDDYTVGVMVANELLGMLAVAAALMSSFLVVRHTRAEEEAGRLDLVLAGAVGRRAPLTAALLTALVANAVVAAALLAALLPAGLAVPDSVAVAGGVAAVGLVLAGVAAVAAQLTTTARGANGLAGAVVGLAFVLRGVGDARQRGGSALSWASPIGWAQQSRAFVELRWWPLLLCLALAAALVVLASALARRRDVGAGLLPERRGRATAGPLLRSPLALVVRLERTAVVAWAAGLAVMAALTGSLVEGVVDSFADDPELAAAFGATGADVVLGMLSAFVGFFAMAVTVFAVATVLRMGREEARGRTATVLAAPVGRPAWMGAHLAVALAGSAGLLAVGGAALGAGAQTVTGDRGLVGDLGLAALGHLPVVAAFAAVAALVHALRAPAWAVWVPLAASIVVGLYGGLLDLPRAVLDAVPFAILPALPADAFAAAPVAAVTGAALAIGAAAVALYRRRDLVA from the coding sequence GTGACCGCCGCGACGCTCGTCCGGACCTCCGCCCCCGCCGACGGCGGCGGCTGGACCGGCACCGGCACGCTGCTGCGGGTGGCCCTGCGCCGCGACCGCCTCCGCCTCGCCGTGTGGGCCGTCGCCCTCGGGGGGCTCGTCACGTACTTCGTCGCCGCGCTGCCGGCCGTGTACCCGGACGCGGCCTCGCGGCAGGCCCGCGCGGCGATCATGCGTGAGCCGTCCGGCGCCCTCATGAGCGGCCCCGGCTTCGGCCTCGACGACTACACGGTGGGAGTGATGGTCGCCAACGAGCTGCTCGGGATGCTCGCCGTGGCGGCGGCGCTGATGTCCTCCTTCCTCGTCGTGCGCCACACGCGCGCCGAGGAGGAGGCCGGCCGGCTCGACCTCGTGCTCGCGGGTGCCGTCGGCCGTCGCGCCCCGCTCACGGCGGCGCTGCTGACCGCCCTCGTGGCGAACGCGGTCGTCGCCGCGGCGCTCCTCGCCGCGCTGCTGCCCGCGGGTCTCGCCGTGCCCGACTCCGTGGCCGTCGCGGGCGGCGTGGCGGCCGTGGGCCTGGTGCTGGCGGGCGTCGCCGCCGTCGCGGCGCAGCTGACCACGACCGCCCGCGGCGCGAACGGGCTGGCCGGCGCGGTCGTCGGCCTCGCGTTCGTGCTGCGCGGCGTCGGGGACGCCCGGCAGCGGGGCGGGAGCGCGCTGTCGTGGGCGTCGCCGATCGGGTGGGCGCAGCAGTCCCGCGCCTTCGTCGAGCTGCGGTGGTGGCCGCTGCTGCTGTGCCTCGCGCTCGCCGCCGCGCTCGTCGTGCTCGCGTCGGCCCTCGCCCGGCGCCGGGACGTCGGTGCCGGCCTGCTGCCCGAGCGCCGCGGCCGCGCCACCGCGGGACCGCTGCTGCGCTCGCCGCTGGCGCTCGTGGTGCGGCTCGAGCGGACCGCCGTCGTCGCGTGGGCGGCGGGTCTCGCGGTGATGGCCGCCCTCACGGGGTCGCTCGTCGAGGGCGTGGTCGACAGCTTCGCGGACGACCCGGAGCTCGCCGCGGCGTTCGGGGCGACCGGTGCCGACGTGGTGCTGGGGATGCTCTCGGCGTTCGTCGGCTTCTTCGCGATGGCGGTGACGGTGTTCGCCGTCGCGACGGTGCTGCGCATGGGCCGCGAGGAGGCGCGCGGGCGCACCGCCACGGTGCTGGCCGCGCCCGTCGGGCGGCCCGCGTGGATGGGCGCCCACCTGGCCGTCGCGCTTGCCGGGTCGGCGGGCCTGCTGGCCGTCGGCGGGGCGGCGCTCGGGGCGGGCGCGCAGACCGTCACCGGCGACCGCGGACTGGTGGGCGACCTCGGGCTCGCGGCGCTCGGGCACCTGCCGGTCGTCGCGGCCTTCGCCGCCGTGGCCGCGCTGGTGCACGCCCTGCGCGCACCCGCCTGGGCGGTGTGGGTGCCGCTCGCCGCCTCGATCGTGGTCGGCCTCTACGGCGGGCTGCTCGACCTGCCGAGGGCCGTGCTCGACGCCGTGCCGTTCGCGATCCTGCCGGCGCTGCCCGCGGACGCCTTCGCGGCCGCCCCCGTGGCGGCGGTGACGGGCGCCGCACTGGCCATCGGTGCCGCCGCGGTGGCTCTGTACCGCCGCCGCGACCTCGTCGCCTGA
- a CDS encoding GNAT family N-acetyltransferase, which produces MPAVLRPYHPSDQPGLYRVCLATGDAGRDATPLYRDPDLLGHVYAGPYPVADPGLTWVVTDDAGRVAGYVVATADTRAFDDWLEQHWWPVLRARYARRADPGDGTRDHVLVDLLHDRSRADVPAGFPAHLHIDLLPHLQGQGWGRRLVATLSDALRARGVPGLHLGVAAQNTGAVAFYERIGMRVHESFDWGYRMVLPLA; this is translated from the coding sequence GTGCCCGCCGTCCTGCGCCCGTACCACCCGTCCGACCAGCCCGGCCTGTACCGCGTCTGCCTCGCCACGGGGGACGCCGGCCGCGACGCGACGCCCCTCTACCGGGACCCCGACCTGCTCGGGCACGTGTACGCCGGGCCGTACCCCGTCGCGGACCCGGGCCTGACGTGGGTCGTGACGGACGACGCCGGCCGCGTCGCCGGGTACGTCGTCGCGACCGCCGACACGCGCGCGTTCGACGACTGGCTGGAGCAGCACTGGTGGCCGGTCCTGCGGGCCCGGTACGCCCGCCGCGCCGACCCCGGCGACGGCACCCGCGACCACGTCCTCGTCGACCTCCTGCACGACCGCTCGCGCGCGGACGTCCCGGCAGGCTTCCCCGCGCACCTGCACATCGACCTGCTCCCGCACCTGCAGGGGCAGGGCTGGGGACGGCGCCTCGTCGCGACGCTGTCCGACGCGCTGCGGGCCCGCGGCGTGCCGGGCCTGCACCTGGGCGTGGCCGCGCAGAACACCGGGGCGGTCGCGTTCTACGAGCGGATCGGCATGCGCGTGCACGAGTCGTTCGACTGGGGGTACCGGATGGTGCTGCCGCTCGCCTGA
- a CDS encoding ChaB family protein produces MPKTTRTGDAKQSEIPSTLRRSDAKAQRTFAKTYDSAVETYDGDEQRAARAAFAAVKHTHEKVGDHWEPKEENGPSDARAEGGGPDGDAPTAGGVDANASKRHLVDVAAELDISGRSRMSKDELVEAIGKENDRRTRRARESGG; encoded by the coding sequence ATGCCGAAGACCACGCGCACGGGCGACGCGAAGCAGAGCGAGATCCCGTCGACGCTGAGGCGCTCGGACGCCAAGGCGCAGCGGACGTTCGCGAAGACGTACGACTCCGCCGTCGAGACCTACGACGGCGACGAGCAGCGCGCCGCCCGGGCGGCGTTCGCGGCGGTCAAGCACACGCACGAGAAGGTCGGCGACCACTGGGAGCCGAAGGAGGAGAACGGCCCGTCCGACGCACGCGCCGAGGGCGGCGGTCCGGACGGCGACGCCCCGACGGCCGGTGGCGTCGACGCGAACGCGAGCAAGAGGCACCTGGTCGACGTGGCGGCGGAGCTCGACATCAGCGGGCGGTCGCGCATGAGCAAGGACGAGCTGGTCGAGGCGATCGGCAAGGAGAACGACCGCCGCACCCGCAGGGCCCGCGAGTCCGGCGGCTGA